In Lonchura striata isolate bLonStr1 chromosome 32, bLonStr1.mat, whole genome shotgun sequence, a single window of DNA contains:
- the CDCA2 gene encoding cell division cycle-associated protein 2 translates to MFRGSKTPLKVKENESGCPEQKEEASLPPSRAQKSCKATKPRVIRPSKKENFTDGKGTRSPKRAWKCPRGPEESSCQPQGADVGWQLPGGCSGALGRDVLSEPPLPLLTREDLSSSPAAPLGNAFSTPERDQVEGKPDFGLSEQRKKPVDFAAVLNAEVGIAQEGFGTRPTGPSPTSLKFRRRSTIGLRGSPENNTLIRYLAQQRSSRQKEAFTQISPFKPANVRSLKDKIDAFQASFESLQEAEAEAGPSHLGEPAQEGGSSQNKAPSKKEPNLEQWTEKFMLGNSGAALKEYLRANGSKSSRSELRICSILSPHQAVTVTDPAAEKVWVCEQQNPVKSLDTVVTGDSLETGHAARCEHGGAADAVAELSTRKAVEVVSLAVLVGNQTPGSTPSTELSLPRPILKRTPGRELCHGPEEYLNSATDRGEEESAAISSCVEAFETLQTETTDSQNSKTPKKKKVTFGEVLSPEIFDQSLPANTPLRRGASPGRPLGQSPGPGPGLSQEPLPPLDFAWDDEGVEPPPEFLEGSVAAEAPSSVEMAEVAETDKPDVTTCSSTKRKCRAMAQGTDGSSSGATNTENDKNTKNPRRSKSQRQKDPTTTAPKKTQKTKYPSYGKRRKRKVKKSLYGEREMASKKPLLSPIPEIPEVFSSVSSPDSPKADALFTGGASWGDPQRRGACRDPAQEPQAGRTRARGLPAAALCPKPGLLEEAAATSSGHGDSEGPGGLQPAPGTAPEFSNAVPDAKGDFDTSDYFQQGKEILCGKEAKESSSLIEKEELQGNLLSGLEILEQQDVQEDAQRAKCPQKDSVRGDAARRRRRSSSAFYFPPVGNLEITGADVAVCSYSVEEVLSVPQGQEGSLQARRRRSSASAEVRVRRSMRLSRDAANTGLAWIQLPSEIPKQPPLPAAPKARRSSSTSILAGAENIHHKEQNLLPLPAPGKENEDSAPPAAAPGRRWRRRSSCEATAQETPWAPTQRRRSTNSVCGKGRSDQKHSEAAETLELRLKDVSGISDFLK, encoded by the exons aTGTTCAGAGGATCTAAAACTCCCCTGAAAGTTAAAGAAAACGAGAGTGGCTGTCCTGAACAGAAGGAAGAGGCCTCTTTACCTCCATCAAGAGCCCAGAAGAGCTGCAAAGCGACCAAGCCCAGAGTCATCAGGCCATCCAAGAAGGAGAATTTCACTGATGGGAAGGGGACACGGTCACCAAAACGTGCCTGGAAATGCCCCAGAGGCCCCGAGGAGAGCTCGTGCCAGCCCCAGGGGGCTGATGTGGGCTGGCAGCTCCCGGGGGGCTGCTCGGGGGCACTGGGGCGGGATGTGCTCAGTGAGCCCCCCTTGCCTTTGCTCACCAGGGAGGATTTGTCCAGCAGCCCGGCTGCTCCCTTGGGAAACGCCTTCTCCACTCCTGAGAGGGACCAAGTGGAGGGAAAGCCTGATTTTGGGCTGTCTgaacagaggaaaaaacccGTTGATTTTGCTGCTGTGCTAAATGCCGAGGTTGGGATCGCTCAGGAAGGTTTTGGAACACGACCCACGG GGCCTTCCCCAACTTCACTGAAATTTAGGAGAAGATCAACCATTGGATTGAGGGGATCACCAGAAAACAACACTCTGATCCGGTACCTGgcccagcagaggagcagcagacaGAAAGAAGCTTTCACCCAG ATCAGTCCTTTTAAACCTGCAAATGTGAGGTCGCTGAAGGACAAGATCGATGCTTTCCAAGCCTCCTTTGAATCCCTGCAGGAAGCTGAGGCAGAGGCTGGGCCCTCACACCTGGGGGAGCCTGCCCAGGAAGGAGGTTCCT CCCAGAACAAAGCACCTTCTAAAAAAGAGCCAAACCTGGAGCAGTGGACTGAAAAGTTTATGTTGGGCAACAGTGGAGCTGCTTTGAAAGAATATTTAAGAGCAAatggcagcaagagcagcaggagtgaGCTCAGGATCTGCAGCATCTTGTCCCCACACCAAGCTGTGACTGTCACTGACCCTGCTGCTGAAAAG GTATGGGTTTGTGAGCAGCAAAATCCTGTGAAATCCTTGGACACTGTTGTAACTGGAGATTCCCTGGAAACAGGCCATG ctgccaggtgTGAGCACGGTGGTGCTGCTGATGCTgtggcagagctcagcacaaGGAAGGCTGTGGAAGTGGtgagcctggcagtgctggttgGAAACCAAACCCCtgggagcacccccagcactGAGCTCTCCCTGCCGAGACCCATCCTGAAGAGAACCCCGGGCAGGGAGCTCTgccacggccccgag GAATACTTAAACAGTGCCACTGACAGAGGAGAAGAGGAATCTGCTGCAATCTCCAGTTGTGTAGAAGCCTTTGAAACATTGCAAACAG AGACAACTGACAGTCAGAACTCCAAAACACcgaagaagaaaaaagtgactTTTGGGGAAGTTCTGAGCCCTGAAATCTTTGACCAGAGTCTTCCTGCCAACACCCCCTTGCGCCGAGGAGCCTCCCCAGGGCGACCCCTGGggcagagcccggggccagggccGGGCCTCTCCCAGGAGCCTCTGCCCCCCCTGGATTTTGCCTGGGATGAT GAAGGCGTTGAGCCTCCCCCAGAATTCCTGGAAGGTTCTGTTGCTGCAGAAGCCCCTTCATCTGTTGAAATGGCAGAAG tAGCAGAGACTGACAAACCTGACGTAACAACTTGTTCTTCTACTAAAAGGAAG TGCAGGGCCATGGCACAGGGCACTGATGGGAGCAGCTCAGGAGCCACAAACACTGAGAATGACAAAAACACTAAAAATCCAAGAAGGAGCAAGAGTCAGAGACAGAAGGATCCAACCACAACTGCTCCCAAGAAGACCCAG aaaacaaaatacccTAGCTacgggaaaagaagaaagagaaaagtgaAGAAATCTTTGTATGGGGAAAGAGAAATGGCTTCTAAGAAACCCCTGCTCAGCCCTATCCCTGAAATTCCAGAGGTTTTCTCTTCTGTGTCATCTCCAGACTCACCAAAGGCAGATGCACTTTTCACAG GGGGTGCCAGCTGGGGTGACCCCCAGCGCAGGGGTGCCTGCAGGGAccctgcccaggagccccaggctGGGAGGACGCGTGCCAGGggcctccctgcagctgccctgtgcccaaAGCCCGGGCTcctggaggaggcagcagccacCAGCTCTGGGCATGGAGACTCTGAGGGGCCAGGGGGGCTGCAgcctgctcctggcactgctcctgAG TTTTCAAATGCTGTGCCAGATGCCAAAGGTGATTTTGATACATCTGATTATTTCCAGCAGGGCAAAGAGATTCTATGtggaaaagaagcaaaagaaagcagttCCTTGATAGAAAAGGAAGAATTACAAGGAAATCTTCTAAGTGGGCTGGAAATTCTGGAGCAACAGGATGTACAGGAGGATGCCCAGAGAGCCAAGTGTCCTCAGAAGGATTCTGTCAGAGGTGATGCAgcaaggagaagaagaagaagcagcagtgcCTTTTACTTCCCTCCTGTTGGAAACTTGGAAATAACTGGGGCTGATGTTGCAGTTTGCTCTTACAGTGTGGAAGAAGTTCTGTCAGTGCCCCAGGGGCAGGAGGGGTCCCTGCAGGCCcgcaggaggaggagcagtgCCAGTGCTGAGGTCAGGGTGAGGCGCAGCATGAGGCTGAGCAGGGATGCAGCAAATACGGGACTTGCGTGGATTCAGCTTCCCAGTGAGATTCCCAAGCAGCCTCCCCTCCCGGCTGCTCCCAAAgccaggagaagcagcagcacatccatcctggcaggagctgagaATATTCACCACAAGGAGCAAAACCTCCTCCccttgccagccccagggaaggagaatgaggactctgctcctcctgctgctgctcctggcaggaggtggaggaggagaagcTCCTGTGAAGCCACAGCTCAAGAAACGCCCTGGGCTCCCACCCAGAGAAGGAGAAGCACAAATTCTGTGTGTGGGAAGGGCAGGAGTGACCAAAAACACTCGGAAGCAGCAGAAACTCTTGAGCTAAGATTGAAAGATGTCTCAGGCATCTCTGATTTTCTGAAGTGA